A window of Helicobacter anatolicus contains these coding sequences:
- a CDS encoding DJ-1 family glyoxalase III encodes MKKILIPLADGFEEAEFIGIADVLKRASENVPDFEVIIASLDKNLLVKGANNISIQAETTLDKVDLNSLDGIALAGGFGGMNNLKNNPTIIKIIQDLHSKNKLVAAICASPIVLNHAGILSGDFTCYPGCENGLNGNRLNQAIVVNKNVITSAGPATAILFGLEIVRYLLGEEVYKALYEGLLIPLTK; translated from the coding sequence ATGAAAAAAATACTAATTCCCCTAGCAGATGGCTTTGAAGAAGCTGAATTCATTGGCATTGCTGATGTTTTAAAAAGAGCAAGCGAAAACGTACCAGATTTTGAGGTCATCATTGCTTCTTTGGATAAAAATCTCTTAGTCAAAGGTGCAAACAATATTAGCATTCAAGCAGAAACTACTCTAGATAAAGTTGATCTCAATTCACTTGATGGTATTGCTCTAGCCGGTGGTTTTGGTGGTATGAATAATCTTAAAAATAACCCTACTATCATTAAAATTATTCAAGATCTTCATAGTAAAAATAAGCTTGTTGCAGCAATTTGCGCTTCTCCTATAGTTTTAAATCATGCAGGGATTTTAAGTGGGGATTTTACCTGTTATCCAGGTTGCGAAAATGGCTTAAATGGAAATCGCCTCAATCAAGCAATTGTTGTAAATAAAAATGTTATCACATCTGCAGGTCCTGCAACAGCAATACTTTTTGGATTAGAGATTGTGCGTTATCTACTAGGAGAAGAAGTTTACAAAGCACTCTATGAGGGTCTACTCATTCCTCTTACAAAATAA
- the nadC gene encoding carboxylating nicotinate-nucleotide diphosphorylase: MNKEEFLRLMYDEDIGRGDLFEKIGPKDLRSKAWIKAKSKGVFSGVEYVEVLCKMHQLEAKFFKQDSELFAYGDALVEIEGNYTLLLKLERCILNILQHSSGIATLTHSYKEILKDTKVELLDTRKTRPLLRVFEKYSVRNGGGKNHRLGLDDALMLKDTHLKYIPNSDLKQWINQARKKIPWTSKIEIESESIEFAKFAMECGVDIVMCDNMKPSEIREVVAYRNKEYPYVLLEASGDITKENLLEYAQTGIDAISSGALIHKAVWVDMNMKML; the protein is encoded by the coding sequence ATGAATAAAGAAGAATTTTTACGCTTAATGTATGATGAAGATATTGGCAGAGGAGATTTGTTTGAAAAAATTGGTCCGAAGGATTTGAGATCAAAGGCTTGGATCAAAGCAAAGAGCAAGGGGGTTTTTTCAGGAGTAGAATATGTAGAAGTGCTCTGTAAAATGCATCAATTAGAAGCAAAATTTTTTAAGCAGGATTCTGAACTTTTTGCTTATGGGGATGCATTGGTTGAAATAGAGGGTAATTATACTTTACTTTTAAAATTAGAGCGTTGTATTTTAAATATCTTGCAGCATTCTAGTGGGATTGCGACACTTACGCATAGCTACAAAGAGATTTTAAAAGACACAAAAGTAGAATTGTTGGATACAAGAAAAACGCGCCCTTTGTTGCGAGTTTTTGAAAAATATTCTGTAAGAAATGGTGGGGGTAAGAATCATCGTTTAGGACTTGATGATGCATTGATGCTTAAAGATACACATTTAAAATATATCCCTAATAGTGATTTGAAGCAATGGATTAATCAAGCGAGAAAAAAGATTCCTTGGACAAGTAAGATTGAGATTGAGAGTGAGAGTATTGAGTTTGCAAAATTTGCTATGGAATGTGGGGTAGATATAGTAATGTGTGATAATATGAAGCCTAGTGAAATACGCGAAGTTGTGGCATATCGCAATAAAGAATATCCGTATGTATTATTGGAAGCAAGTGGAGATATTACAAAAGAAAATCTTTTGGAATATGCACAAACTGGTATTGATGCAATTAGTTCGGGTGCGCTGATTCATAAGGCAGTCTGGGTTGATATGAATATGAAAATGCTATAG
- the htpG gene encoding molecular chaperone HtpG: MSKKHNFQTEINQLLDLMIHSLYSNKEIFLRELISNASDALDKLNYLTLTDEKLKNLTFQPAITIHFDETKKTITLEDNGIGMNEEDLINHLGTIAKSGTKSFLSNLSGDKKKDSALIGQFGVGFYSAFMVADKIIVQTKKAGENQAFAWISDGKGEYEINPCTKESQGTQITLYLKDEDKHFASKWEIENIIKKYSDHIQFPIFLHYTQSKFEGEGENKKETKEDKVDQINNAKAIWKISKNELKDEDYKEFYKSFSHDNNDPLSWVHTKVEGNLEYTTLFFIPKNAPFDLYRVDYQSGVKLYVKRVFITDDDKELLPQYLRFVKGIIDSEDLPLNVSREILQQNKILANIKSASTKKILSEIANLAKDEKTYKDFYDNFGKVLKEGLYSDYENKDKILELLRFHTNTQDSMISLKSYKNSMPSDQKSIYYLLGENLDLLKASPLLEKYAKKGYSVLLLNEEVDSFVMPNVSEYEKTPLKDASSKNALEELGLDSIDENIQKDFESLCNTIKEITKDQIKDVKLSNTLQSPVALIGEEENAMMANLMRQMGQPVPPAQKILEININHPIIQKLKEVQDKATLEDYIVLLLDSATLLEKGSIQNAKNFTQKLFALLEKQL; this comes from the coding sequence ATGAGCAAAAAACATAATTTTCAAACTGAAATTAACCAACTTTTAGACCTAATGATTCATTCGCTTTATTCTAATAAAGAAATTTTTTTAAGAGAGCTTATTTCTAATGCCTCCGATGCACTTGACAAACTAAATTATCTTACTCTAACAGATGAAAAGTTAAAAAACCTTACATTCCAACCGGCAATCACAATCCATTTTGATGAAACAAAAAAAACTATAACCTTAGAAGATAATGGAATCGGAATGAATGAAGAGGATTTGATTAATCACCTAGGAACAATTGCAAAATCTGGTACAAAAAGCTTCCTTTCTAATCTCAGTGGTGATAAGAAAAAAGATTCCGCACTCATTGGACAATTTGGTGTAGGATTTTATTCTGCATTTATGGTAGCAGATAAAATTATTGTACAGACAAAAAAAGCAGGTGAAAATCAAGCTTTTGCATGGATTAGCGATGGCAAAGGAGAATATGAAATCAATCCTTGCACAAAAGAATCTCAAGGAACACAAATCACTCTGTATCTAAAAGATGAAGACAAGCATTTTGCTTCGAAATGGGAAATTGAAAATATTATAAAAAAATATTCTGACCACATTCAATTCCCTATTTTTTTACATTACACACAAAGCAAATTTGAAGGCGAAGGTGAAAATAAAAAAGAAACCAAAGAAGATAAAGTAGATCAAATCAATAACGCTAAAGCAATCTGGAAAATCTCTAAAAATGAATTAAAAGATGAGGATTATAAAGAATTTTATAAAAGCTTTAGCCATGACAATAATGATCCTCTTAGCTGGGTACACACAAAAGTAGAGGGGAATTTAGAATACACCACTTTATTTTTTATTCCAAAAAATGCACCTTTTGATCTCTATCGCGTTGATTATCAATCAGGAGTTAAACTTTATGTAAAGCGTGTATTTATCACGGATGATGACAAAGAATTGCTTCCACAATACTTACGATTTGTCAAAGGGATAATTGATAGCGAAGATCTTCCTTTAAATGTAAGTAGAGAAATTTTACAACAAAACAAAATCTTAGCAAATATCAAATCTGCTTCTACAAAAAAAATTCTTAGTGAAATTGCCAACCTTGCCAAGGATGAAAAAACATATAAAGATTTTTATGATAACTTTGGAAAAGTACTTAAAGAAGGACTTTATAGCGATTATGAAAATAAAGATAAAATTCTTGAACTTCTAAGATTTCATACCAACACTCAAGATTCTATGATCTCTTTAAAATCCTATAAAAACTCTATGCCAAGTGATCAAAAAAGCATCTACTATCTTCTTGGAGAAAATCTTGATCTCCTGAAAGCTTCTCCACTTTTAGAAAAATATGCAAAAAAAGGCTATAGTGTTTTATTACTCAATGAAGAGGTAGATTCTTTTGTAATGCCAAATGTTAGCGAATATGAAAAAACTCCGCTAAAAGACGCATCGAGCAAAAATGCTTTAGAAGAATTAGGACTAGATAGTATTGATGAAAATATACAAAAAGATTTTGAGAGCCTTTGCAATACTATCAAAGAAATTACAAAAGATCAAATCAAAGATGTCAAACTCTCCAATACTCTACAATCTCCAGTAGCATTAATCGGTGAAGAAGAAAATGCAATGATGGCAAATCTCATGCGTCAAATGGGTCAGCCAGTTCCTCCAGCACAAAAAATTCTAGAAATCAATATTAATCATCCAATTATTCAAAAATTAAAAGAAGTGCAAGACAAAGCTACTTTGGAAGATTATATTGTTTTATTATTAGATTCTGCAACACTCCTTGAAAAAGGGAGCATTCAAAATGCAAAAAACTTTACACAAAAACTCTTTGCGCTTTTAGAAAAGCAACTCTAA
- a CDS encoding MFS transporter — protein sequence MKKILFLSSLGGILEFYDFIIFIFFVAIINKIFYPPTDDGFWGLIGVYSTFAVGYFARPLGGIIMAHFGDKKGRKNVFLLSVLLMVIPTFVLGILPSFESIGYFAPLILVIIRILQGVAVGGELPGAWVYVSEHFSKNKLGFAIGVLTASVTGGIFVGGFVTLLLYMLFSEEQINSWAFRIPFLLGGVFGIFSIYLRKMLNESPEFLAIQKSNGSILPIKEMLKFSKIDIFVGMMLTWILTGCIVVLVLLMPNFMESILKLNHFERLDVQIFAVFFTSLSCIFVGICVDRYGFIKSLMAFFVFFILSNGMYFYILSQMNPNAQIVLATYLLTTFANGVMVFCPLAMVLLYPVYYRFSALSFAYNIGYAIFGGIAPIVATFFMQKNIMGLGYYMIFLGILGIIIGMYLKLQIKKR from the coding sequence ATGAAAAAAATACTATTTTTGTCATCTCTGGGTGGGATACTAGAATTTTATGACTTTATTATTTTTATTTTCTTTGTTGCGATTATTAATAAAATTTTTTATCCTCCAACAGATGATGGTTTTTGGGGGCTTATTGGTGTGTATTCTACTTTTGCGGTGGGATATTTTGCACGGCCATTGGGAGGGATTATTATGGCGCATTTTGGTGACAAAAAAGGAAGGAAAAATGTATTTTTACTTTCTGTGCTTTTGATGGTGATTCCTACTTTTGTGCTTGGTATATTGCCTAGTTTTGAGAGCATTGGGTATTTTGCACCTTTGATATTGGTGATAATTAGAATCTTGCAAGGTGTGGCAGTAGGGGGAGAGTTGCCTGGAGCGTGGGTATATGTAAGCGAACATTTTAGTAAAAATAAATTAGGCTTTGCAATTGGAGTTTTGACCGCATCCGTTACAGGAGGCATTTTTGTTGGAGGGTTTGTAACTTTATTGTTGTATATGCTTTTTAGTGAAGAACAGATTAATAGCTGGGCTTTTAGAATTCCTTTTTTGCTTGGTGGAGTTTTTGGAATCTTTTCGATTTATTTAAGAAAAATGTTGAACGAATCGCCAGAATTTTTGGCTATTCAAAAAAGTAATGGATCGATTTTGCCTATTAAGGAGATGTTGAAATTTTCTAAGATTGATATTTTTGTAGGTATGATGCTTACTTGGATTCTTACAGGTTGTATTGTAGTGCTTGTGCTTTTGATGCCAAATTTTATGGAGAGTATTTTAAAGCTTAATCATTTTGAACGTTTAGATGTGCAGATTTTTGCAGTGTTTTTTACAAGTCTTTCTTGTATTTTTGTGGGGATTTGTGTAGATAGATATGGGTTTATAAAAAGTTTGATGGCTTTTTTTGTATTTTTTATTTTAAGTAATGGTATGTATTTTTATATATTAAGCCAGATGAATCCTAATGCACAAATTGTGCTTGCAACATATTTATTAACCACTTTTGCAAATGGGGTAATGGTTTTTTGTCCTCTTGCTATGGTGTTGCTATATCCTGTATATTATCGTTTTAGTGCCCTAAGCTTTGCATATAATATTGGATATGCAATTTTTGGGGGCATTGCTCCTATTGTTGCGACATTTTTTATGCAGAAAAATATTATGGGACTTGGATATTACATGATATTTTTAGGAATACTTGGGATTATTATAGGTATGTATTTAAAACTACAAATAAAAAAGAGATAA